Proteins encoded together in one Oceanobacillus iheyensis HTE831 window:
- a CDS encoding ABC-ATPase domain-containing protein encodes MEQLKKKLTQIDRKGYKSYKQIQGMYTHPLFKLHIDYVQGDPFASPSKIRLVINHHKRSIDTAWLETEERRTAVEDTFARVIDQAISHNKMSIKGSGKSGLIAFDGPGQEILKRSAVSLQEHTITVCLSVGLPAQGRSINGKEAIKLFSEVLPNLLKESVFKVENEQIEKAIILADQQSHILKVMKENKWVSFVANGSILPRRSGVSNLPQHQAVPFQSPKENEVEIDLPHGKTIKGMATQQGVTLITGGGYHGKSTLLQAIERGVYRHTAGDGREFVLTDPTAVKIRAEDGRKISSVDISPFISNLPHGKDTNNFSTDDASGSTSQAANVMEAIEVGSNTLLIDEDTSATNFMIRDIRMQKLVAKNKEPITPFIHRIRQLVDDLGVSVILVTGGSGDYFSVADNVILMEEYIPRQVTNEAKKIINENPIENEEVPSNEFGRSTRRKLLQSSFPKDGDRKFKIQAKGQYQIMLGKTPILFSNTEQLIDSSQTRMIAEIIQYLYRSTIMENRSFTDILDFIEVEMNKDLDQLTLNKGKHPGDLAKPRRYEIAAVLNRMRNGKFVLNHI; translated from the coding sequence ATGGAACAACTAAAAAAGAAATTAACGCAAATAGATCGAAAAGGTTATAAAAGTTATAAACAAATACAGGGAATGTATACACATCCTTTATTCAAACTCCATATCGATTATGTGCAAGGTGATCCATTTGCTAGTCCATCAAAAATTAGACTTGTGATTAATCATCATAAACGGTCAATTGACACAGCTTGGTTAGAAACAGAAGAAAGAAGAACTGCAGTAGAAGATACGTTTGCAAGAGTAATTGATCAAGCAATTAGTCATAATAAAATGTCGATAAAAGGCTCAGGAAAAAGTGGATTGATTGCATTTGATGGGCCCGGACAAGAAATTTTGAAACGTTCCGCTGTTTCACTGCAAGAACATACAATCACTGTTTGTTTATCAGTAGGCTTACCTGCTCAGGGCAGATCCATTAACGGCAAAGAAGCAATTAAACTCTTTAGCGAAGTATTACCGAATCTTTTAAAAGAGTCCGTATTTAAAGTCGAAAATGAACAAATAGAAAAAGCAATTATTTTAGCTGATCAACAGTCTCATATTTTGAAAGTAATGAAAGAAAATAAATGGGTATCTTTTGTTGCTAATGGCTCCATACTTCCGCGCAGGAGTGGAGTAAGTAATTTACCGCAACATCAAGCTGTGCCATTTCAAAGTCCAAAGGAAAATGAAGTGGAAATTGACTTACCTCATGGGAAAACAATCAAAGGTATGGCGACTCAGCAAGGAGTTACATTAATTACAGGTGGCGGTTATCACGGTAAAAGTACACTGTTGCAAGCAATTGAAAGAGGGGTATATCGTCATACCGCTGGAGATGGACGAGAATTTGTATTAACCGATCCGACAGCGGTCAAGATAAGAGCAGAAGATGGAAGGAAAATTTCATCGGTAGATATATCGCCATTTATTTCAAACTTGCCACATGGAAAAGATACGAACAACTTCTCCACAGATGATGCAAGTGGAAGTACGTCACAAGCAGCAAATGTAATGGAAGCAATTGAAGTAGGTTCAAATACGTTATTAATTGATGAAGATACAAGTGCAACAAATTTCATGATTAGGGATATCCGTATGCAGAAATTGGTTGCTAAAAATAAAGAACCAATAACTCCATTTATTCATCGTATACGTCAACTAGTCGATGATCTAGGGGTATCAGTAATTTTAGTTACGGGTGGATCAGGTGATTACTTTTCAGTTGCAGACAATGTTATTTTGATGGAAGAGTACATTCCTAGACAAGTAACCAATGAGGCGAAAAAAATCATAAATGAAAATCCAATTGAAAATGAAGAAGTTCCATCAAATGAATTTGGTAGAAGTACAAGACGTAAGTTATTACAATCCTCATTTCCAAAGGATGGAGATAGGAAATTTAAGATTCAAGCAAAAGGACAATATCAAATTATGTTAGGGAAAACACCTATTCTATTTTCAAATACGGAACAACTTATTGATTCTTCGCAAACAAGAATGATAGCAGAAATTATACAGTATTTGTATCGATCAACTATTATGGAAAACCGCTCATTTACGGATATTTTGGATTTTATTGAGGTTGAGATGAATAAAGACTTGGATCAACTCACCCTAAACAAGGGAAAACATCCCGGTGATTTAGCAAAACCCCGCCGTTATGAAATTGCGGCAGTCCTAAATCGTATGCGTAATGGCAAGTTTGTATTAAATCATATATAG